Within the Desulfovibrio aminophilus DSM 12254 genome, the region GGCCTTGACGCCGGCCAGCTCGGCCTTCAGGGTCTCGACCTCGGCGGTCAGGGCGGCCTTGTCGGCGGTGAGACCGGCGTTGGCGGTCTTCAGCTCGGCCAGCTTGGCCAGCACGCCCTGGGCCTGGGCGGCGGTTTCCTCGGGCAGGGGCATGAGGGAGACCTTCTGGCCCAGGCCCTCGATGTCGCCGGAGGCGGCCTTGGTCAGCTGGGGCTCCTGCTCATAGATCCAGGCCTTGGTCAGGGAGCAGGCCACGGGCGCGAAGTCGGCGTCCACGTCGGCCTGGGTGACGAAGGCCAGCATGTCGATGAGGTTCTGGTCGGCCAGATCCCCGCCGCGCAGGCAGGACACGAAGGTGTTCATGGGGAAAACTTTCGCTTCAGCCATTGTCTATGCCTCCTTGAGAGTCCGAAGACTTTCCTTTCGTTGTGGTTCCCGTCTCACGTTCAGTGCTGCACGGGCTGCATGGGAATACGGCCGATCTTGCGCGCGTAGGCCAGGGCCACCGTGCGGTAGACCAGGTGCGCGAGCTTGGACCAGGGCAGGTAGGCCACCAGCATGAACACCGCCACGATGTGCACGAAGTACGTCGGGTAGGCGATGGTGGCCAGGCCGGCCAGGCGGAAGATCTCCGAACCCAGGCCGGACAGGGCGATGACCCAGATCACGGAGAGCAGGTACCAGTCGTCGAAGCTGGAGCCCTGCTTGGCCTTGTCCAGGGAGGCCCGGCGCGAGGTCAGGAAGGTCAGGCCGATGACGAGCATGATCGCGCCCACGTTGGCCAGGATCTTGACCGGGCTGTACAGCGGCATGGGGGTGGACCCGGCCACGGTGATGAGCTGGGTCAGCGGGTCGGTGAGGCCCATGACCTTCTGCATCAGGAAGGCTCCGCCCCAGTGGCCCACGGCCACGATGGTGGTCACGACGAACAGGCAGATGAAGGCGTACATGGTCAGCAGGTGGCCCTTGAAGCGCTTCTGGCTCTTCTCGTCCGCGCCGCAGTCCTGGAACTGGGTGTGCTTGGCCACCTCGTTCTTCAGGGTCTCGATGAAGGCGCACAGGAAGGACGGCTCCTTGCCCCGGCCCACGATGAAGGTCCTGGGCATGGAGGCGAAGCTCTTCAGCAGGTTGGTCACCCCGGAATAGAAGCCGTAGAGCATGAAAACGGCCAGCAGGGCGAAGATCGGGTCGATGGTGTAGTCGCCCGGGAACAGCCCGCCGTAGATGATCTGGCCGGTCTTGGAGACCACCAGGTCATGACCGTTCATTTCGAAGAGCGGGAAGGCCGTGCCCAGGGCCGCGGCGCGGATCGCCCAGATGATCAGGTAGATGACCGCTGGGATGAGGATGAGCACGGGCAGGCCCTTGGAGCTCATGAGCTTGCCGATGAAGTTCGGCTGGGCCAGGTTCTTGTAGGCCATGTTCCGCAGCGCGCCGAGCAGGTCGCCCGGCTTGGCGCCGCGCGGACACAGGTCGGAGCAGGTGCCGCAGTTGTGGCACAGCCAGATGTCGATGTCGTTGAGCAGGCGGTCCTTCAACCCCCACTGGGCCCAGACCATCTCCTTGCGGGGATAGGGATTGTCGGCCGGGGAAAGGGGGCAGACCACGCTGCAGGTGGCGCACTGATAGCACTTTTTCAAGGACTCCCCGCCGAACTGCTGGAGCTCCTTGACGAATTTCAGGTCCGGTTGAACCCTGACGCTGTTCGACATGGTTCGAAACCTCCTCTCCTAGTAACCCTTGAAGGGGTTGGGGCCGAACTTGGCGACGACCTCGTTCATGAACTTCTCGATGAGGTCGGGAATCTTGTCATAGTCATCGATGGCGACCTCGTACTGCTCCACGCGCTCGGCCTCGACGCCCAGGCGCTGGAGCGACTCGGCGATGTTCTCCTTGCGGCGGCTGCACAGCTCCGAGCCCTTGACGAAGTGGCACTGGTAGTCGTCGCCGTACTTGCAGCCGAGCAGCATGACGCCGTCGATGCCCTTGCTCATGGCGTCGGCGACCCAGATGGCGTTCACCGAGCCCAGGCAGCGCACCGGGATGAAGCGGACGTAGGGGCTCCACTTCTTGCCCCGGAAGGCGGCCATGTCCAGGGCCGGATAGGCGTCGTTCTCGCAGACCAGCACGATGACGCGCGGGCCGCCGGCCACGATGTCGTCCGGAACCTTCACTTCCTTGATGGTCGAACCGATCTGGTCGACGTTGTAGCTGTCGAACTTGATCACGCGCTCGGGGCAGGCGCCCATGCAGGTGCCGCAGCGGCGGCAGCGCGTGGGGTTCGGCTTCGGCGTGCCCTTCTCGTCGTCGTCCAGGGCGCCGAAGGGGCATTCCTCGGTGCAGCGCTTGCACTGGGTGCAGCGCACGAAGTTGAACACCGGGAAGGAGAGGTCGCCGGAGCGGGGATGCACGGCCACGCCGCGGTTGATGCTCTCGATGCACTGCACGGCCTTGAGCACGGCTCCGGCCGCGTCGTCGCGGGCGTTGGCCATGGTCATGGGCTGGTGCGCGCAACCCGCAGCGTAGACGCCGGTGCGCCGGGTCTCGTAGGGGAAGCAGATGTAGTTCGAGTCCACGAAGCCGTCGAACAGCTTGAGGTCCGGGAAGTGCGGGCCCTGGCGGTAGACGAAGTTCATGGTCGGGTCGTGGGCGGTCACCGGAACCACGGCCGTGGGCAGGACCACCAGGTCGGCCATGATCTCGACGTTCTCACCGAGCAGGGTGTCCTTGGCCGCGACGGAGAGGGTGCCGTCGCCGGATTCGGTCACGCCGGTGACCGTGGCCTTGGAGAGCATGATCGAGGAGTTGTCCTGGGCGGCCTTGTAGTACTTCTCGTTGATGCCCGGGACCATCATGTGGTCGTAGAGCACCATGGCCACCGCGCCGGGAACCTTCTCGGCCACGTAGCCGGCCTGCTTCAGGGCCACCAGGCTGGAGATCTCCGAGCTGTAGGCCAGATGCTTGGCCGACTCGGTGTTCTCGTAGACGAAGGCGTCTTCCTTGGCCTCGCCCTCGGCCGGGGCGGCCTGTTCGGGCAGCTCCGCCGGGGGCTCGCAGGCCGCGCCGGCGGAGTAGGACGCGCCCTTCATCGGCAGGTCCATGTCCAGGACGAAGGCCACGGAGGTCACGGGCTTGCCGTCCGAGGGACGGACGATCTTGCCGTTCTTGGCCATCTCCTCGAACTGCGAGGAGGTGATCACATTCTTCATTGTGCCGTAGCCCAGGGGCTCAAGGTACTTGCCGTCGCCGGGCACCCAGCCGGTGGCCAGGATCACGGCGCCGACGTCGT harbors:
- the qmoC gene encoding quinone-interacting membrane-bound oxidoreductase complex subunit QmoC gives rise to the protein MSNSVRVQPDLKFVKELQQFGGESLKKCYQCATCSVVCPLSPADNPYPRKEMVWAQWGLKDRLLNDIDIWLCHNCGTCSDLCPRGAKPGDLLGALRNMAYKNLAQPNFIGKLMSSKGLPVLILIPAVIYLIIWAIRAAALGTAFPLFEMNGHDLVVSKTGQIIYGGLFPGDYTIDPIFALLAVFMLYGFYSGVTNLLKSFASMPRTFIVGRGKEPSFLCAFIETLKNEVAKHTQFQDCGADEKSQKRFKGHLLTMYAFICLFVVTTIVAVGHWGGAFLMQKVMGLTDPLTQLITVAGSTPMPLYSPVKILANVGAIMLVIGLTFLTSRRASLDKAKQGSSFDDWYLLSVIWVIALSGLGSEIFRLAGLATIAYPTYFVHIVAVFMLVAYLPWSKLAHLVYRTVALAYARKIGRIPMQPVQH
- a CDS encoding hydrogenase iron-sulfur subunit, whose translation is MAEKLGVYICGGCEIAKSLDLAGLAEHVGKSKVAPLCKVIKTNPVLCSPEGVAEIEADIKAEGLDGVVVCACSPRSKWDIFRFGDAIQVERVNLREQCVWSFQDDPKVPGLLKGMAEDYVRMGVTRLSKSAIPVPEIPETSKTIMVLGGGFTGLTAALNAAAMNRDVLLVEKAEKLGGKALNMYKTFPLSAPFDKAVDTGIEKLVSAVESNPKIKVLLNATLESLEGAPGLYKAAIGGAQYDVGAVILATGWVPGDGKYLEPLGYGTMKNVITSSQFEEMAKNGKIVRPSDGKPVTSVAFVLDMDLPMKGASYSAGAACEPPAELPEQAAPAEGEAKEDAFVYENTESAKHLAYSSEISSLVALKQAGYVAEKVPGAVAMVLYDHMMVPGINEKYYKAAQDNSSIMLSKATVTGVTESGDGTLSVAAKDTLLGENVEIMADLVVLPTAVVPVTAHDPTMNFVYRQGPHFPDLKLFDGFVDSNYICFPYETRRTGVYAAGCAHQPMTMANARDDAAGAVLKAVQCIESINRGVAVHPRSGDLSFPVFNFVRCTQCKRCTEECPFGALDDDEKGTPKPNPTRCRRCGTCMGACPERVIKFDSYNVDQIGSTIKEVKVPDDIVAGGPRVIVLVCENDAYPALDMAAFRGKKWSPYVRFIPVRCLGSVNAIWVADAMSKGIDGVMLLGCKYGDDYQCHFVKGSELCSRRKENIAESLQRLGVEAERVEQYEVAIDDYDKIPDLIEKFMNEVVAKFGPNPFKGY